One part of the Polycyclovorans algicola TG408 genome encodes these proteins:
- a CDS encoding nuclear transport factor 2 family protein, translating into MTLEALADQWALQRLVIDYADAIDHRDFDRLDQIFTADAYIDYRAMGGIDGRYPEIKTWLVQALAHFPQFMHLVGNLRFDVNGDVATGRVSCFNPMVLPETLAGTEGHTMFLGLWYDDEYRRTPEGWRVTRRVERKCYAFNVPDAMRAALATPQPGV; encoded by the coding sequence ATGACGCTGGAGGCGTTGGCCGATCAATGGGCATTGCAGCGGCTGGTGATCGACTACGCGGACGCCATCGACCATCGCGACTTCGACCGACTCGACCAGATCTTCACGGCCGATGCCTACATCGACTACCGCGCCATGGGCGGCATCGACGGCCGTTATCCCGAAATCAAGACCTGGCTGGTACAGGCGTTGGCTCACTTTCCGCAGTTCATGCACTTGGTCGGCAACCTGCGCTTTGACGTGAACGGCGACGTCGCCACCGGCCGCGTGAGTTGCTTCAACCCCATGGTGTTGCCCGAAACCTTGGCGGGCACCGAAGGCCACACGATGTTCCTGGGTCTCTGGTACGACGACGAATATCGGCGCACGCCCGAGGGTTGGCGCGTGACCCGCCGCGTCGAACGCAAGTGCTATGCATTCAATGTGCCCGACGCCATGCGCGCGGCGCTGGCGACGCCACAACCCGGCGTCTGA
- a CDS encoding nuclear transport factor 2 family protein, producing the protein MIDDAHMKKAMQAYIDHFNRADHAAIAGLYADDATVEDPVGSPVKTGKDAIAAFYKMAVSTGARLKLAAPIRGSHGNAAAMVFEVQLNMPEGEAVIRVIDVMTFNDAGQFSSMKAYWSRSDMVVLSGPGATKS; encoded by the coding sequence ATGATCGACGACGCGCACATGAAAAAGGCCATGCAGGCCTACATCGACCATTTCAACCGGGCCGACCACGCCGCCATCGCCGGGCTGTATGCCGATGACGCCACCGTCGAGGACCCGGTTGGCAGTCCGGTCAAGACAGGCAAAGACGCCATTGCCGCGTTCTACAAAATGGCCGTGTCCACCGGCGCCAGGCTCAAGCTCGCCGCCCCCATTCGAGGCTCCCACGGCAACGCGGCGGCGATGGTATTCGAGGTGCAGCTGAACATGCCGGAAGGCGAGGCCGTGATTCGTGTAATCGACGTGATGACCTTCAACGACGCCGGCCAGTTCTCCTCGATGAAGGCGTACTGGAGCCGGAGCGACATGGTCGTGCTTTCGGGTCCAGGCGCGACAAAGTCATGA
- a CDS encoding helix-turn-helix transcriptional regulator has protein sequence MVPSSRGLASQPVPHSVMDVAPGGIDSGLPIDFAALNEVVGALYDGALESPPWQSAMQLLRGHLNAAHVTLMLRPPSSDNTGIMINTGPVTTQGLESYENHFFSLDPFVRLGEGQVVTAEELIGKQWLDSPIYLEYLRPLGIRHLLGADIYTRDGVECRFRVTRAENEAGFSDADKALVGFVLPHLKRSIQLHTRLDFLEGERQLFAGTVNRMLLGMVSFAEDGEILETNQEARRILAERDGLWLTDNKLCVSNAQESREMLRLIKLALTDARGNDGASVVQAISVTRPSGRAPLGILIRAVPMGQWTESKRRSAAVMFLRDAESNVPQPSQELVRRLFGLTRKEAALALLLAEGFTLDEAADKMDVRRNTARTHLRSIFCKTGVTRQTMLVRLLLNSVVTLG, from the coding sequence ATGGTGCCTTCGTCGCGAGGTCTCGCCAGTCAGCCTGTTCCGCACAGCGTGATGGATGTCGCGCCGGGCGGCATCGACTCGGGGCTGCCGATTGATTTTGCGGCGCTTAATGAGGTGGTTGGCGCGCTCTATGACGGTGCCTTGGAATCACCGCCATGGCAAAGCGCGATGCAACTGCTGCGCGGCCATCTGAATGCAGCGCACGTCACACTGATGCTGCGGCCGCCGTCGTCGGACAACACCGGCATCATGATCAACACGGGGCCGGTGACCACGCAGGGGCTGGAGTCTTACGAGAACCACTTCTTCTCGCTCGACCCGTTCGTGCGTCTTGGTGAGGGACAGGTGGTCACGGCCGAAGAGCTGATCGGCAAGCAGTGGCTCGACAGCCCGATCTACCTCGAATACCTGCGGCCGCTGGGCATTCGCCATTTGCTGGGTGCCGACATCTACACCCGTGACGGTGTCGAGTGTCGCTTTCGCGTCACGCGAGCCGAGAACGAGGCCGGCTTTAGCGATGCCGACAAAGCACTCGTCGGTTTCGTGCTGCCGCACCTGAAGCGGTCCATCCAGTTGCACACCCGGCTGGATTTTCTGGAAGGCGAGCGGCAACTGTTTGCCGGTACGGTCAATCGCATGTTGCTCGGCATGGTCAGCTTCGCCGAAGACGGCGAGATTCTCGAAACCAACCAGGAGGCACGCCGCATTCTCGCTGAGCGTGATGGCCTGTGGCTGACCGATAACAAGCTCTGCGTCAGCAACGCGCAGGAAAGCCGCGAGATGCTGCGCTTGATCAAGCTGGCCCTGACCGATGCGCGCGGCAACGACGGCGCCTCGGTGGTCCAGGCCATCTCGGTGACCCGGCCGTCGGGTCGCGCGCCCCTGGGCATCCTGATTCGAGCCGTGCCGATGGGGCAATGGACCGAGAGCAAGCGACGTTCGGCAGCGGTCATGTTCCTGCGTGATGCCGAATCCAACGTGCCCCAGCCGTCACAGGAACTGGTGCGCAGGCTGTTCGGCCTGACCCGCAAAGAGGCGGCGCTCGCGCTGTTGCTGGCCGAGGGTTTCACGCTTGACGAGGCGGCCGACAAGATGGACGTGCGACGGAATACTGCGCGCACGCATCTTCGCTCGATCTTCTGCAAGACCGGTGTGACGCGGCAGACCATGCTGGTGCGGTTGTTGTTGAACAGCGTGGTGACGCTGGGGTGA
- a CDS encoding sodium:solute symporter family transporter, producing MLQGADYAVMAVYVLVVAVIGWRVTRRSPTADDLFLAGRSLGWGVVGLSLFASNISSTTLIGLPGAAWETGISVANYEWMAALVLVFSAFFIMPRLLRAGVTTVPEWLEQRFDGRLRRYLSAVSILLSIVLDTAGSLYAGAVVLMTFMPGLTLGWTCAAMAIFAGLYTVAGGLRAVVYTDVLQTVVLLTGSAILCGIVLAQFDFSWTVIRETVGADRLSLVRPLDDPAMPWLGLLIGVPVLGFYYWTMNQYVAQRILGARNVEQATKGALLAAGLKLLPLGLMVLPGALAVSLFTDLERGDQVFPTLIRELAPVGLAGLILSGLMAAIMSSVDSALNSASTLITVDFVRPRRPGMSAEAQARLGRWITLGLMVFAALWAPLIDRFPGLFNYLQQGFAYVTPPLVAVFLLGRFWPGLGSAAALRAVVIGHGLSAALFVAAQLDWHGIHFTIIAGALCLFTAGVAVVLQRLRSAADLALADDITPPQSATLKVLAWGLVALVGVLLVTFW from the coding sequence ATGCTACAAGGCGCCGACTACGCGGTCATGGCGGTTTATGTGCTGGTGGTGGCCGTGATCGGCTGGCGGGTCACGCGGCGCTCACCCACTGCCGACGATCTGTTTCTTGCCGGTCGGTCACTGGGCTGGGGCGTGGTGGGGTTGTCGCTGTTCGCGTCCAACATTTCGTCGACCACGCTGATCGGGCTGCCGGGTGCGGCGTGGGAAACCGGCATTTCGGTCGCCAACTACGAATGGATGGCGGCGCTGGTGCTGGTGTTCAGCGCGTTCTTCATCATGCCGCGGTTGTTGCGTGCTGGCGTGACCACCGTGCCGGAGTGGCTGGAGCAGCGCTTCGACGGCCGTCTGCGGCGCTATCTGTCGGCGGTGAGTATTCTGCTGTCGATCGTGCTCGACACCGCCGGCAGCCTGTACGCTGGCGCAGTGGTGCTGATGACCTTCATGCCCGGGCTGACACTGGGCTGGACCTGCGCCGCCATGGCCATTTTCGCAGGCCTGTATACGGTTGCCGGCGGCCTGCGCGCGGTGGTCTACACCGATGTGCTGCAAACGGTCGTGTTGCTGACCGGCTCGGCCATCCTCTGCGGCATTGTGCTCGCCCAATTTGATTTTTCATGGACGGTGATTCGCGAGACGGTGGGCGCCGACCGCCTGTCCCTCGTCCGGCCGCTGGATGACCCGGCCATGCCGTGGTTGGGCCTGCTGATCGGCGTACCGGTGCTGGGCTTTTACTACTGGACAATGAACCAGTATGTAGCGCAGCGCATCCTCGGCGCGCGCAATGTCGAGCAGGCAACCAAGGGCGCGCTGCTGGCGGCGGGGCTGAAGCTTTTGCCGCTGGGCCTGATGGTGTTGCCGGGCGCGCTTGCGGTCAGTTTGTTCACCGATCTGGAGCGTGGCGACCAGGTGTTCCCGACCCTGATTCGCGAGTTGGCGCCGGTGGGACTGGCCGGTTTGATTCTGTCGGGGCTGATGGCGGCGATCATGTCCAGTGTCGATTCGGCGCTCAACTCGGCGTCGACCCTGATCACCGTCGACTTCGTTCGTCCGCGCCGCCCTGGCATGTCGGCCGAGGCGCAAGCGCGGCTGGGGCGATGGATCACGCTTGGATTGATGGTGTTCGCGGCCCTCTGGGCGCCGCTGATCGACCGGTTCCCTGGCTTGTTCAACTACCTGCAGCAGGGCTTCGCCTACGTGACGCCGCCGCTGGTCGCGGTGTTTCTGCTGGGTCGATTCTGGCCAGGCTTGGGCAGTGCGGCGGCCCTACGCGCAGTGGTCATCGGTCACGGCCTCAGCGCCGCCTTGTTTGTCGCGGCGCAACTGGACTGGCATGGCATTCACTTCACCATCATCGCCGGCGCGCTGTGCCTGTTCACGGCGGGGGTGGCGGTGGTGTTGCAACGTCTCAGAAGCGCGGCAGATCTGGCGTTGGCGGACGACATCACGCCGCCGCAGTCGGCGACGCTCAAGGTTTTGGCATGGGGGCTGGTCGCATTGGTGGGCGTGTTGCTCGTCACGTTCTGGTGA
- a CDS encoding glycosyltransferase family 2 protein gives MSSDPPPLMPRAPRRHTLSVCMICKNEADRIEPALASVQDWADEIIVFDAGSTDGTLEIVRRYTDRVWQTDWPGYGPQRQRSLEAARGDYVFTLDADERVTPALRDQITAELASASVPCAVYRMPWGPIIFGKRLRRGGRYASPQARLFRREGAEFPQVQVHETLRFPPGPVGHFSGRLDHDSYRNYRHMVDKHSHYAWLLAQEKYARGKRTTVVTPVLRFVWEFFVQYLVRGLVLDGGRGFLLAVVLSQYAYHKYAALWTLQVSGAAPDARFAPELRKPSRP, from the coding sequence GTGTCGTCTGATCCACCGCCGCTGATGCCGCGCGCCCCGCGTCGCCACACCTTGTCGGTGTGCATGATCTGCAAGAACGAGGCTGACCGCATCGAGCCGGCGCTGGCGTCGGTGCAGGACTGGGCCGACGAGATCATCGTCTTCGACGCCGGCTCCACCGACGGCACGCTCGAGATCGTGCGTCGTTACACCGACCGGGTCTGGCAAACCGACTGGCCCGGCTACGGCCCGCAGCGGCAGCGTTCGCTTGAGGCAGCGCGCGGCGACTACGTCTTCACGCTGGATGCCGACGAGCGCGTCACCCCGGCATTGCGCGACCAGATCACCGCCGAGCTGGCCAGTGCGTCGGTCCCCTGTGCGGTGTACCGCATGCCCTGGGGGCCGATCATTTTCGGCAAACGGCTGCGCCGCGGGGGTCGCTATGCCAGTCCCCAGGCACGCTTGTTTCGCCGAGAAGGCGCCGAATTTCCGCAGGTGCAGGTCCATGAAACGCTGCGCTTTCCGCCGGGGCCGGTCGGTCATTTCAGCGGCCGGCTCGATCACGACAGCTATCGCAACTATCGCCACATGGTCGACAAGCACAGCCACTACGCATGGCTGTTGGCGCAAGAGAAATATGCGCGCGGCAAACGCACCACGGTGGTCACGCCAGTGCTGCGCTTTGTCTGGGAATTCTTTGTGCAGTACTTGGTGCGCGGTCTGGTGCTCGACGGCGGCCGCGGCTTTCTGCTGGCTGTGGTGCTCAGCCAGTACGCGTATCACAAGTACGCCGCGCTCTGGACCCTGCAGGTCAGCGGCGCCGCGCCAGACGCGCGTTTCGCGCCCGAGCTGCGGAAGCCTTCGCGGCCCTAG
- a CDS encoding glycosyltransferase family 9 protein, whose amino-acid sequence MASAPLTPPRRILMIRLSALGDLVFATTLLNGLRRQFPKAQIDWLTQTGYAELLGTQTALDQVLDWDRHAWLRSLRQGRWITLWRDMRAFRRVLQARDYDWVIDGQGLFKARLLAWMAGGRWRVGPRSKEPGQWLMHTLLAAPGDNDARIAASHRVGLRELTGTDGEAPRLDRPAGVITPPMAANTLVLAPFTTRPQKHWPEAHWVHLITRLSARGFELMMLGGPADRDAAQRIIGALPASVRLDNRVGDTSLVEATRLIADCRAVIGVDTGLTHMGIAFDRPTVAIFGSTLPYRNGARAPLAVEWLGLDCSPCKRSPTCGGAFTCLQALGPTRIEAALLQILR is encoded by the coding sequence GTGGCCTCCGCTCCCCTCACGCCGCCGCGCCGAATTCTGATGATCCGGCTGTCCGCCCTTGGCGACCTGGTCTTTGCGACGACGCTGTTGAACGGCCTGCGGCGCCAGTTTCCGAAGGCGCAGATCGACTGGCTGACGCAGACCGGATACGCCGAGCTGCTCGGCACCCAGACCGCCCTTGACCAGGTGCTGGACTGGGATCGCCACGCGTGGCTGCGCAGCTTGCGACAGGGTCGCTGGATCACATTGTGGCGCGACATGCGCGCGTTTCGCCGCGTGTTGCAAGCGCGCGATTACGACTGGGTCATCGATGGTCAGGGGTTGTTCAAGGCGCGCCTGCTGGCCTGGATGGCGGGCGGTCGCTGGCGGGTTGGACCGCGCTCCAAGGAGCCGGGACAGTGGTTGATGCACACCTTGCTGGCCGCGCCTGGCGACAACGACGCGCGCATCGCCGCCAGCCATCGCGTCGGCCTGCGCGAACTCACCGGCACTGACGGCGAGGCCCCGCGCCTGGATCGGCCTGCCGGTGTCATCACACCGCCCATGGCCGCCAATACGCTCGTCCTGGCGCCGTTCACCACCCGACCGCAAAAGCACTGGCCTGAAGCGCACTGGGTTCATCTGATCACGCGTCTGTCAGCACGCGGCTTCGAGCTGATGATGCTCGGCGGCCCGGCAGATCGCGATGCCGCGCAGCGCATCATCGGCGCCCTGCCCGCGTCGGTGCGGCTCGACAATCGGGTCGGCGACACCTCGCTGGTCGAGGCCACCCGGCTCATCGCCGACTGCCGCGCGGTGATCGGTGTCGACACCGGGCTGACCCACATGGGCATCGCCTTCGACCGTCCGACCGTGGCGATTTTTGGCTCGACCCTGCCTTACCGCAACGGTGCGCGCGCGCCGCTGGCGGTGGAATGGCTGGGGCTGGACTGCAGCCCGTGCAAACGCAGTCCGACCTGCGGCGGCGCGTTCACCTGCTTGCAGGCCTTGGGCCCAACCCGCATCGAGGCGGCTCTGCTGCAGATCCTCCGCTAG
- the hldE gene encoding bifunctional D-glycero-beta-D-manno-heptose-7-phosphate kinase/D-glycero-beta-D-manno-heptose 1-phosphate adenylyltransferase HldE yields the protein MPLPEFSRARVLVCGDVMLDRYWQGLAQRISPEAPVPIVQVRSQTERPGGAANVAVDVAALGGHCTVIGVVGNDTAASVLSQRLQMGGVDALLIQSQTTKTTEKLRVISQNQQLLRIDFDGEAVADEVSAAALSSRFAAVLPAANIVVLSDYGKGALSGVAGLIAAARAAHKPVLIDPKSVDWRRYRGATMLTPNWREFTAMVGDCADDLALQTRGEALRADLQLDALLVTRGAQGMTLIRTARPLLHLPAMAREVFDVTGAGDTVIATLAAALAAGTDLEEACRLSNLAAGIAVGKLGAAIVTASELRTALAVPEASVMAPEALTLTETLLHARDRGERIVMTNGCFDLLHRGHLQYLQAARALGDRLVVAVNDDASVRRLKGATRPVNRLDDRMAALAALRFVDHVLAFSEDTPAALIEQLAPDVLVKGGDYAPDQIAGASAVKARGGEVVVLPYLAGYSTTAILNRYSEDCSDQNTENDGSDDCQHGTDPDKVAKAIAARTHHHQVGLVTDGGDVTG from the coding sequence ATGCCTCTCCCCGAGTTTTCCCGTGCCCGCGTACTGGTCTGCGGCGACGTGATGCTGGACCGCTATTGGCAAGGCCTGGCCCAGCGCATTTCGCCTGAAGCGCCGGTGCCAATCGTGCAGGTTCGCAGCCAGACCGAACGCCCGGGTGGCGCGGCCAACGTGGCGGTGGATGTGGCCGCACTGGGCGGCCATTGCACAGTGATCGGCGTCGTCGGCAACGATACTGCGGCCAGCGTGCTGAGCCAGCGGCTACAAATGGGCGGGGTCGATGCGCTGTTGATCCAGAGCCAGACCACCAAAACCACGGAGAAGCTGCGGGTGATCTCGCAGAACCAGCAGTTGCTGCGTATCGACTTTGACGGCGAGGCCGTCGCCGATGAGGTCAGCGCTGCGGCGCTTTCCAGCCGCTTCGCGGCGGTGCTGCCGGCGGCCAACATCGTGGTCCTGTCGGACTATGGCAAAGGTGCGCTGTCGGGTGTCGCGGGTCTGATTGCGGCAGCAAGGGCGGCGCACAAGCCCGTGCTGATCGACCCCAAGAGCGTCGACTGGCGCCGTTATCGGGGCGCGACAATGCTCACCCCCAACTGGCGCGAGTTCACCGCCATGGTCGGCGACTGCGCCGATGACCTGGCGCTACAGACACGGGGGGAAGCGCTGCGGGCCGACCTGCAACTCGATGCCCTGCTGGTCACCCGCGGCGCTCAAGGGATGACGTTGATCCGCACCGCGCGACCCCTGCTGCATTTACCGGCGATGGCCCGCGAGGTGTTCGACGTGACCGGCGCGGGCGACACCGTGATTGCCACGCTGGCGGCCGCGCTGGCGGCGGGCACTGACCTGGAGGAGGCCTGCCGGCTGTCCAACCTCGCCGCCGGCATTGCGGTCGGCAAGCTCGGCGCCGCCATCGTCACTGCTTCTGAGTTGCGGACGGCACTCGCGGTGCCCGAGGCATCGGTGATGGCGCCCGAAGCCCTGACGCTGACCGAGACACTGTTGCACGCCAGAGATCGTGGCGAACGCATCGTCATGACCAACGGCTGCTTCGACCTGCTGCACCGCGGGCATCTGCAGTATCTGCAAGCGGCGCGGGCGCTGGGTGACCGGCTGGTGGTGGCGGTCAACGACGACGCCAGCGTGCGGCGGCTCAAGGGCGCGACGCGGCCGGTCAACCGACTCGACGACCGCATGGCGGCGCTGGCCGCGCTTCGCTTCGTCGACCATGTGCTGGCATTTTCGGAAGACACGCCCGCCGCGTTGATCGAGCAGCTCGCGCCCGATGTGCTGGTCAAGGGTGGCGACTACGCGCCGGATCAAATTGCCGGCGCGAGCGCTGTCAAGGCGCGGGGCGGCGAGGTGGTGGTCTTGCCGTATCTGGCGGGTTATTCCACCACCGCGATTTTGAATCGGTACTCGGAAGATTGTTCAGATCAGAACACCGAAAACGACGGCAGTGATGACTGTCAGCACGGTACCGATCCCGACAAAGTCGCCAAAGCGATAGCCGCCCGGACCCATCACCATCAGGTTGGTTTGGTAACCGATGGGGGTGATGTAACAGGCTGA
- a CDS encoding MAPEG family protein, which translates to MITSVYAALLGLLFIRLSALTIRERRRASVALGDAGDIGLQRTIRVHANFSEYVPITLILIYMIESLYALPVLVHLLGLGLLIGRLSHAYGVSQPREDFRFRITGMALTFSVIGIAALTLLGMPVLRAMI; encoded by the coding sequence ATGATCACGTCGGTTTATGCCGCCCTGTTGGGCCTGCTGTTCATCAGACTCAGCGCCCTGACGATCCGCGAGCGGCGCCGCGCCAGTGTCGCCCTCGGTGATGCGGGTGACATCGGCCTGCAACGCACGATTCGTGTCCATGCCAATTTCAGTGAGTACGTTCCGATCACGCTGATCCTGATCTACATGATCGAATCGCTCTACGCCCTGCCGGTGCTGGTGCACCTGTTGGGACTGGGCCTGCTCATCGGCCGGCTCTCGCACGCCTATGGCGTCAGTCAGCCGAGGGAGGACTTCCGCTTCCGCATCACGGGGATGGCCCTGACTTTTTCGGTGATCGGCATCGCGGCGCTGACGCTACTGGGCATGCCCGTGCTTCGGGCGATGATCTGA
- a CDS encoding diguanylate cyclase domain-containing protein, with protein MTSVPKPKILVVDDTTANLVAMRRLLRTIEADIVEANNGELALRACIDEEFALVLLDINMPGMDGFEVATLLQEEASTRDMPIIFLTAAYGDDVSRLKGYGAGAVDFITKPVEPAILLSKVRVFMELYQRRLELQVALDSLAERNVELQAAQQALQHQAHHDGLTGLPNRSLFRDRLDQALSMAARHQSSFAVLYVDIDGFKPVNDRLGHDAGDRVLKEIARRLSAQMRDSDTVARLGGDEFAIIANDVGQPDELLTLGRKLCARLSEDYGLAVPAGEPPLILGASIGIAVYPRHGLDAETLLHAADATMYEAKHGGKAHALMAASPT; from the coding sequence GTGACATCCGTACCCAAGCCCAAAATTCTGGTGGTCGACGACACGACCGCCAACCTGGTGGCGATGCGCCGGCTGCTGCGCACCATAGAGGCCGACATTGTCGAGGCCAATAACGGCGAATTGGCGCTGCGCGCGTGCATCGATGAAGAGTTTGCACTCGTGCTGCTCGACATCAACATGCCGGGCATGGATGGCTTCGAGGTTGCGACCCTGTTGCAGGAGGAAGCCAGCACACGCGACATGCCGATCATCTTTCTCACCGCGGCGTATGGCGATGACGTCAGCCGCCTGAAGGGCTACGGCGCCGGTGCGGTCGACTTCATCACCAAGCCGGTGGAGCCGGCCATATTGCTGTCGAAAGTGCGGGTGTTCATGGAGCTGTACCAGCGTCGCCTCGAACTGCAGGTCGCGCTGGACAGCCTCGCCGAGCGCAATGTCGAGTTGCAGGCCGCCCAGCAGGCCCTGCAGCACCAGGCGCATCACGACGGGCTCACCGGACTGCCCAACCGCAGTCTGTTCCGCGACCGGCTGGATCAGGCATTATCGATGGCGGCCCGTCACCAATCCTCGTTCGCGGTGCTGTACGTCGACATCGACGGTTTCAAGCCCGTGAATGACCGTCTCGGCCACGACGCCGGGGACCGGGTCCTGAAGGAGATTGCCCGTCGGCTGAGCGCTCAGATGCGCGATTCCGACACCGTGGCACGGCTTGGCGGCGACGAGTTCGCCATCATCGCCAACGATGTCGGCCAGCCCGACGAGCTGCTGACACTGGGCCGCAAGCTGTGCGCGCGCCTGAGCGAGGATTACGGGCTCGCGGTGCCCGCCGGCGAGCCCCCCCTGATACTGGGCGCCAGCATTGGCATCGCGGTCTATCCGCGCCATGGCCTCGACGCCGAAACCCTGCTGCACGCAGCCGATGCCACCATGTACGAGGCCAAGCACGGCGGCAAGGCGCACGCCCTGATGGCCGCATCGCCCACTTGA
- a CDS encoding chemotaxis protein CheB — translation MTSIDAVVIGCSAGGLQALKQILPTLCPTRAVPVLVACHTASDDLRGLCDLLSAVSAWPVREAREREIAAPGVIQMAPSGYHLLVERSGELSLSIDPRVSFARPSIDVLFESAAIAYGTRLVGVVMTGANHDGAQGLARVRHGGGIGVIQDPDEAEVDVMPRAALAQAGADQVLPLVRIGPFVSRLIDQRSEP, via the coding sequence ATGACCTCGATTGATGCCGTCGTGATCGGTTGTTCGGCCGGCGGCCTGCAGGCGCTCAAACAGATCTTGCCGACCCTGTGTCCGACCCGCGCGGTGCCGGTGCTGGTCGCCTGCCACACGGCCTCGGACGATCTGCGCGGTCTCTGCGACCTGCTGTCGGCAGTCAGTGCCTGGCCGGTCCGCGAGGCGCGCGAGCGCGAAATTGCCGCACCAGGGGTGATTCAGATGGCCCCAAGCGGCTATCACCTGCTGGTGGAACGCTCGGGCGAACTGTCCTTGTCAATCGACCCGCGGGTCAGCTTTGCCCGGCCGTCCATCGACGTACTGTTCGAGTCAGCCGCAATCGCGTACGGTACCCGCCTGGTCGGTGTGGTGATGACCGGCGCCAATCATGATGGCGCCCAGGGGCTGGCCAGGGTTCGACACGGAGGTGGGATCGGCGTCATTCAGGATCCGGACGAAGCCGAGGTCGATGTCATGCCCCGCGCCGCACTGGCGCAGGCCGGTGCCGACCAGGTGCTGCCACTCGTCCGGATCGGTCCCTTCGTTTCCCGGCTCATCGACCAGAGGTCAGAACCGTGA
- a CDS encoding CheR family methyltransferase: MSDDTGALQAAALERFIDAAKRRHGLDLSGYARASLQRRVQQMAERDGHADIDALSAAVEAGATQVDHLISSLSVPVTEMFRNPSVFSALREMVLPMLASWPHITIWQAGCATGEEVYSLAILLHEAGLYDRCQIFATDFNEAALAKAQDGIFPARDARMWSQNYQRAGGQASLGDYYHAAYDHIRLDARLKANIHFAHHNLVTDGVFCEAQLVLCRNVLIYFNRELQHQVLQRFRDSLVRGGYLCLGNRESIHTAPAARDLVAVDADARIYRLASS, encoded by the coding sequence ATGAGCGACGACACGGGCGCGTTGCAGGCCGCTGCCCTCGAGCGTTTCATCGATGCGGCCAAGCGTCGGCATGGCCTGGACCTAAGCGGCTACGCGCGCGCCTCGCTGCAACGCCGGGTGCAGCAGATGGCCGAACGGGACGGCCATGCCGACATTGACGCGCTCAGCGCCGCTGTGGAGGCCGGCGCCACCCAGGTTGATCACCTGATCAGCAGTCTGTCAGTGCCCGTCACCGAGATGTTCCGCAACCCGTCGGTGTTCAGCGCGCTGCGCGAGATGGTCCTGCCGATGCTCGCCTCTTGGCCGCACATCACCATCTGGCAGGCGGGCTGCGCGACGGGCGAGGAGGTTTATTCGCTGGCCATTCTGCTGCACGAAGCCGGGCTTTACGACCGCTGCCAGATCTTCGCCACCGACTTCAATGAGGCGGCGCTGGCCAAGGCACAGGACGGCATCTTCCCGGCGCGCGATGCCCGCATGTGGTCGCAGAACTACCAGCGTGCCGGCGGTCAAGCCAGCCTTGGCGACTATTACCACGCGGCCTACGACCACATCCGCCTCGACGCGCGACTTAAGGCCAACATTCATTTTGCGCACCACAACCTGGTCACCGACGGCGTCTTCTGCGAAGCGCAACTGGTGCTGTGCCGCAACGTGCTGATCTACTTCAATCGCGAGTTACAGCACCAGGTGCTGCAGCGATTTCGTGACAGCCTGGTGCGTGGCGGCTACCTGTGTCTGGGCAATCGCGAAAGTATTCACACGGCCCCGGCCGCACGCGATCTGGTCGCCGTCGACGCGGATGCACGCATCTATCGCCTTGCGTCGTCATGA